Part of the Streptomyces sp. NBC_01460 genome, CGCGCGGTGAAGATCTACGCCGACCGGGCCGGCGACGGCAAGGGCAAGTACCTGATCAAGTCGGGCACGGTGAACAGCACCGGCAAGCTCTCCGGCACCCTGAACATGTACCGGGACTCCTCGGTCTACGCCGTGTACGACGGTGACGCGCGGACCGCCGCGAAGACCGTGACGGTGTGGGCGGGTGGCCAGGCCAAGGTCGGCACGTCCATCTCCCGGCACTACAAGACGGGGAAGATCGGCTCGACGACGTACTCCTACGTCCACAAGACCTCGCAGCCGTACTTCAACACCACGATGAACCCCTACCCGGGCCGCAAGCAGCGGCTGGACATCCAGATGTACTACCAGGGTGCCTGGCGCAGTGGCGGCTCGGAGTACTTCACGCTGGACTCGCTCGGCAAGTCGGTCGTCAACCTGGGCAAGCCGGGGTCGAGTTCCGTCGGCTACAAGTTCCGGTTCCGGTCGGCGTACGTCAAGGGCGCCGGCTACTCGGGCGACGGCGTCAACTCGACGGCCTACGGCTCGTGGAAGTACATGTACGTCACCAACTGACGTCGCACGGCACACGCGGAGGCCCCGGCCCCGCACGACGACGCCGGCCTCCACGACCCGACCGGGTCGTGGAGGCCGGCGTCACGTGCGGCCCCGGTCAGCTCACCCCGAGGAGCTGCTCGACGGGGTTGATGGCGAAGTACACCGCGAACACGACCGCGGTGGCCCACAGCAGCCAGTGGACCTCCCTGGCCTTGCCGAGGACCGCCTTGATCACGACGTAGGCGACGAAGCCCGCGCCGATGCCGTTGGTCAGGGAATAGGTGAACGGCATCACGGCGATCGTGAGGAAGGCCGGGATGGCGACCTCGTACTTCTCCCAGTCGATGTGCCGCACCTGCGCCATCAGCAGGAAACCGACCGCGACCAGCGCGGGTGCCGCGGCCTGGGAGGGCACGATCGTGGCCAGCGGCGTGAGGAACAGCGCCACGGCGAAGAGGCCGCCGGTGACCAGCGAGGCGAAGCCCGTACGGGCGCCTTCGCCGACGCCCGCGGCGGACTCGACGTAGGACGTGGCGGAGGAGGCGGAGGCGGCGCCGCCCGCGACGGCCGCCGCGCCGTCGATGAGCAGGACCCGGCCCAGATGCGGCACCTTGCCGTCCTCGTCGAGGAGGCCGGCCTCCTGGGAGACGCCGAGCACGGTGCCCATGGTGTCGAAGAAGTCGCTCAGCAGCAGGGTGAAGACGAGCAGCACGAGGGTGACGACGCCGACGTGCTCGAACGCCCCGAAGAGGCTGAAGGAGCCGATCAGGCCGAAGTCCGGCGCGGCCACCAGGTCGTCCGGGACGGACGGCACGGTCAGGCCCCAGGCGGTGGGGGCGATGTCGGCGATCCCGTCGATGACGACCGCCACGACGGTGGTGACCACGATGCCGATGAGGATGGCGCCCTTCACCTTGCGGGCGAGCAGCGCGACGGTCAGCAGCACACCGAGGCAGAAGACCAGGACCGGCCAGCCGGAGAGCTGCCCGGTGGCACCGAGCTGGACGGGGACGGAGCCCGTGTCGCCG contains:
- a CDS encoding NCS2 family permease: MPDRSDPTVPVPAPRTDEAGATGAAGPPGAVPKGAPRGAVDRFFSISARGSDFGREIRGGFATFFTMAYILVLNPIILGSAEDKFGNHLSGPQLVTATALVAAVMTVAMGVGGNLPLALAAGLGLNAVVAFQIAPLMSWPDAMGLIVIEGLLICVFVVTGLREAIMHAIPSSLKQAIGVGIGLFIAFIGFVDAGFVTRIPGDTGSVPVQLGATGQLSGWPVLVFCLGVLLTVALLARKVKGAILIGIVVTTVVAVVIDGIADIAPTAWGLTVPSVPDDLVAAPDFGLIGSFSLFGAFEHVGVVTLVLLVFTLLLSDFFDTMGTVLGVSQEAGLLDEDGKVPHLGRVLLIDGAAAVAGGAASASSATSYVESAAGVGEGARTGFASLVTGGLFAVALFLTPLATIVPSQAAAPALVAVGFLLMAQVRHIDWEKYEVAIPAFLTIAVMPFTYSLTNGIGAGFVAYVVIKAVLGKAREVHWLLWATAVVFAVYFAINPVEQLLGVS